In the Acidovorax sp. A79 genome, one interval contains:
- a CDS encoding D-amino acid dehydrogenase gives MQVCVLGAGIVGLATAYELHQRGMQVTVVDQAQPGAGASGGNGAQLSYSYVQPLADAGIWAQLPRLLLSPQSPLKLRPQWDPHQWRWGVAFLRACNRRTSEQSTRQLLDLAALSRHRFEAMLRAEQLDCDFSTTGKLVLYDTPAGLAGARRQMELQRPWGRPQEAVSAARCVELEPALAHYERHIAGAIHTPSECAADCLKVCQGLQDLLAARGVCFVLGARVEDFVREGQHIHAVHTSQGAIEARQFVLALGSASHAVARTLGVRLPVYPLKGYSITLDARGDAGAAPRVNVTDAARKVVFARIGQRLRVAGMAELVGHDAQIPPARIRSLCQATSAVFPRCSDFGELRPWTGMRPATPTGVPVVGRHVRAPANLLLNTGHGALGFTLAFGTAAQVAQLLAPA, from the coding sequence ATGCAGGTATGTGTCCTCGGCGCAGGCATCGTCGGCCTGGCCACCGCGTATGAACTCCACCAGCGCGGCATGCAGGTGACCGTGGTCGACCAGGCCCAGCCCGGCGCCGGCGCCAGCGGCGGCAACGGTGCGCAGCTGAGCTACAGCTACGTGCAGCCGCTCGCGGACGCGGGCATCTGGGCCCAGCTGCCCCGGCTGCTGCTGTCGCCCCAGTCCCCGCTCAAGCTGCGCCCGCAGTGGGACCCCCACCAGTGGCGCTGGGGCGTGGCGTTCCTGCGCGCCTGCAACCGGCGCACGTCGGAGCAGAGCACCCGGCAACTGCTCGATCTGGCCGCGCTGAGCCGCCACCGGTTCGAGGCCATGCTGCGGGCCGAGCAGCTCGACTGCGACTTTTCGACCACCGGCAAGCTGGTGCTGTACGACACGCCCGCGGGCCTCGCGGGCGCGCGCCGGCAGATGGAACTGCAGCGCCCCTGGGGCCGCCCGCAGGAGGCCGTGTCCGCCGCGCGGTGCGTGGAGCTGGAACCCGCCCTCGCCCATTACGAGCGCCACATCGCGGGCGCCATCCACACGCCCAGCGAATGCGCGGCCGATTGCCTCAAGGTCTGCCAGGGCCTGCAGGACCTGCTTGCTGCGCGCGGCGTGTGCTTCGTGCTCGGCGCCCGGGTGGAGGACTTCGTGCGCGAGGGGCAGCACATCCACGCCGTCCACACCAGCCAGGGGGCCATCGAGGCGCGGCAGTTCGTGCTGGCCTTGGGCAGTGCCAGCCATGCCGTGGCGCGGACACTGGGCGTTCGCCTCCCGGTCTACCCGCTCAAGGGCTACAGCATCACGCTCGATGCCAGGGGCGACGCGGGCGCCGCGCCACGCGTCAACGTGACCGATGCGGCGCGCAAAGTGGTGTTCGCGCGCATCGGCCAGCGCCTGCGCGTGGCGGGCATGGCGGAACTGGTGGGGCACGATGCGCAGATTCCTCCCGCGCGCATCCGCAGCTTGTGCCAGGCCACGAGCGCGGTCTTTCCACGCTGCAGCGACTTTGGCGAGCTGCGCCCCTGGACGGGCATGCGCCCGGCCACGCCCACCGGCGTGCCCGTGGTGGGCCGCCATGTCCGTGCGCCCGCCAACCTGCTGCTGAACACGGGGCACGGCGCCCTGGGTTTCACCCTCGCGTTCGGCACCGCGGCCCAGGTGGCGCAGCTGCTCGCGCCGGCCTGA
- a CDS encoding LysR family transcriptional regulator, with protein sequence MRLRHIEVFNAVMLTGSVSAAARLINVTQPAVSRILAHAELQLGFPLFHRLKGRLVPTTEAQTLYPHIERLFTQLDDVQRLANSLKSDRREGELHILSVLALSYEVLPRALRFFRQAHPDVVITIDALHSPQIVSALVLQEADVGFVFSAVAHPSLTQEHLADGRMLCVAPKGMLDAALVRSGTVHLADLVETPVVRLDVRDPIGTVVNHACREAGVGLKTAITVQTYHAALALAHHGHAVAVVDACTAASADRGKVDVLALAPHIAVPIKSLRTVNRPSSLLASAMTRCMRQAVAETMESVGLPVAD encoded by the coding sequence ATGCGCCTTCGCCACATAGAAGTTTTCAACGCCGTCATGCTCACCGGCAGTGTGAGCGCGGCGGCCCGCCTCATCAACGTCACCCAGCCCGCCGTGAGCCGCATCCTGGCCCACGCGGAGCTGCAGCTCGGTTTTCCGCTGTTCCACCGCCTCAAGGGCCGGCTGGTGCCCACCACCGAGGCGCAGACCCTCTACCCCCACATCGAGCGCCTGTTCACCCAGCTCGACGACGTGCAGCGCCTGGCCAACAGCCTGAAGAGCGACCGGCGCGAAGGCGAGCTGCACATCCTGAGCGTGCTGGCGCTGAGCTACGAAGTGCTGCCGCGCGCGCTGCGGTTCTTTCGCCAGGCGCACCCGGATGTGGTGATCACCATCGATGCGCTGCATTCGCCCCAGATCGTCTCGGCCCTGGTGCTGCAGGAAGCCGACGTGGGCTTCGTGTTCAGCGCCGTGGCGCACCCCTCGCTCACGCAGGAGCACCTGGCCGATGGGCGCATGCTCTGCGTGGCGCCCAAGGGCATGCTCGATGCGGCGCTGGTGCGCTCGGGCACCGTGCACCTGGCCGATCTGGTGGAGACGCCCGTGGTGCGCCTGGACGTGCGCGACCCCATCGGCACCGTGGTCAACCATGCATGCCGCGAAGCGGGCGTGGGCCTGAAGACGGCGATCACCGTGCAGACTTACCACGCGGCGCTGGCGCTGGCGCACCACGGGCATGCGGTGGCGGTGGTGGATGCGTGCACCGCCGCATCGGCGGACCGCGGCAAGGTCGACGTGCTGGCGCTCGCGCCCCATATCGCCGTGCCCATCAAGTCGCTGCGCACCGTGAACCGGCCCAGCTCGCTGCTGGCCAGCGCCATGACGCGTTGCATGCGCCAGGCGGTGGCCGAGACCATGGAATCCGTGGGCCTGCCCGTGGCCGATTGA
- a CDS encoding glutathione S-transferase, whose product MITLYDCATAPSPRRARILLAEKGVAHDTVQVDLRNGEQLGEAYRQINPQCTVPALRTEEGLLLTDNAAITAYLEARYPQPALLGETPAEKAEIASWNWRMEFEGLQAIAEALRNSAPAMANRALPGAVDYPQIPALAERGLVRVGQFFQLLNERLAGRDFMATDRFSVADITAVVAVDFARVVKHKPGEQHPHLLRWRAAMAARPSMSL is encoded by the coding sequence ATGATCACTTTGTACGACTGCGCCACCGCGCCCAGCCCGCGCCGTGCGCGCATCCTGCTGGCAGAAAAGGGCGTTGCCCACGACACCGTGCAGGTGGACCTGCGCAATGGCGAGCAACTGGGCGAGGCCTACCGTCAGATCAACCCGCAGTGCACGGTGCCCGCGTTGCGCACCGAAGAGGGTTTGCTGCTGACCGACAACGCGGCGATCACCGCGTATCTCGAAGCGCGCTACCCGCAGCCTGCACTGCTGGGCGAGACGCCGGCAGAGAAGGCCGAGATCGCCAGCTGGAACTGGCGCATGGAGTTCGAGGGCCTGCAGGCCATTGCCGAGGCGCTGCGCAACAGCGCGCCCGCCATGGCCAACCGGGCGCTGCCGGGCGCGGTGGACTATCCGCAGATCCCGGCCCTGGCCGAGCGTGGGCTGGTGCGGGTGGGGCAGTTCTTTCAGCTGCTCAACGAGCGCCTGGCGGGGCGCGACTTCATGGCCACCGACCGCTTCAGCGTGGCCGACATCACGGCCGTGGTGGCGGTGGATTTTGCGCGCGTGGTCAAGCACAAGCCGGGCGAGCAGCACCCGCACCTGCTGCGCTGGCGCGCGGCCATGGCGGCGCGGCCGTCGATGTCGTTGTAG
- the yghU gene encoding glutathione-dependent disulfide-bond oxidoreductase, with protein sequence MPDPTPYTPPAIWQWNKENGGRFASINRPIAGATHDKELPVGRHPLQLYSLGTPNGVKVTVMLEELLALGHSGAEYDAWLIRINEGEQFGSGFVSVNPNSKIPALLDRTDAANPVRVFESGAILMYLAEKFGSAFLPKDGAARAECLSWLFWQMGSAPFVGGGFGHFYAYAPVKIEYAIDRYAMEAKRQLDVLNQRLAVTEYVAGDEYTVADIAIWPWYGLLVKGQAYNAGEFLQVHEYTHVVRWAEQVAKRPAVQRGRKVNRVNGDPASQLRERHDASDFDTKTQDKIEAAAAAASSPAR encoded by the coding sequence ATGCCCGATCCCACCCCCTACACCCCACCCGCTATCTGGCAATGGAACAAGGAAAACGGTGGCCGTTTCGCCAGCATCAACCGGCCCATTGCTGGTGCCACGCACGACAAGGAATTGCCCGTGGGGCGGCACCCGCTGCAGCTGTATTCGCTGGGCACGCCCAATGGCGTGAAGGTGACGGTGATGCTGGAAGAGCTGCTCGCGCTGGGCCACAGCGGCGCGGAGTACGACGCGTGGCTGATTCGCATCAACGAGGGGGAGCAGTTCGGTAGCGGGTTTGTTTCTGTGAACCCCAACTCCAAGATCCCCGCGCTGCTGGACCGCACCGACGCCGCCAACCCGGTGCGGGTGTTCGAGTCCGGTGCCATCCTGATGTACCTGGCCGAGAAGTTCGGCAGCGCCTTCTTGCCCAAGGATGGCGCGGCGCGGGCCGAGTGCCTGTCGTGGCTGTTCTGGCAGATGGGCAGTGCGCCGTTTGTGGGCGGCGGATTTGGGCATTTCTATGCCTATGCGCCGGTCAAGATCGAATATGCGATTGACCGCTATGCGATGGAGGCCAAGCGCCAGCTGGATGTGCTGAACCAGCGCCTGGCAGTGACCGAGTATGTGGCGGGGGATGAGTACACGGTGGCGGACATCGCGATCTGGCCCTGGTATGGCTTGCTGGTGAAAGGGCAGGCCTACAACGCCGGCGAGTTCTTGCAAGTGCACGAGTACACGCATGTGGTGCGCTGGGCCGAGCAAGTTGCCAAGCGCCCGGCGGTGCAGCGCGGGCGCAAGGTCAACCGCGTCAATGGCGACCCGGCCAGCCAGTTGCGCGAGCGGCATGACGCCAGCGACTTTGACACCAAGACGCAGGACAAGATCGAGGCGGCGGCAGCAGCAGCTTCTTCACCCGCACGCTGA
- a CDS encoding porin yields the protein MTRLIPVLVAALSVPAFAFAQQGGPTVYGIVDASVRHTSGMTSANAPAAGLASGVDNTSRIGFRSREDLGDGMYALFNLETGLNVDTGSTANVTKFFDRAAIVGVGGSWGQVTLGRQTNLLADAVSPVDAVGMRFAAFNPNIVTAALSNHGLGVEYGATGSSSGSYRLDNSFKYTGFFGPVTARAMYSVGENAGSTAAQHSAGAGLAYTAGGWVISGAFQRLTTAADLPLRAATLGAAYQSGSVRLAVNTARSHAQTSAAARTGQRTHSAGATWSATNTIDLTAAWYRVERERTGAREDGYSRTMLFAEYKFSRRTKLYAELDRTRWRAGYQGAAAKSRATGISSGIAHTF from the coding sequence ATGACCCGCTTGATTCCTGTCCTCGTCGCCGCACTGAGTGTGCCGGCCTTCGCATTTGCCCAGCAGGGTGGCCCCACCGTGTATGGCATCGTCGACGCCAGCGTGCGGCACACCTCGGGCATGACCTCCGCCAACGCACCGGCCGCCGGCCTGGCCAGCGGGGTCGACAACACCAGCCGCATCGGGTTCCGCAGCCGCGAGGACCTGGGCGATGGCATGTACGCGCTCTTCAACCTGGAGACGGGCCTGAACGTGGACACGGGCAGCACGGCCAACGTCACCAAGTTCTTTGATCGAGCCGCCATCGTTGGCGTCGGTGGTTCGTGGGGGCAGGTCACCCTTGGGCGTCAGACCAATCTGCTGGCCGATGCCGTCAGCCCGGTGGATGCCGTGGGTATGCGCTTTGCGGCCTTCAATCCCAACATCGTCACTGCGGCCTTGAGCAACCACGGCCTCGGGGTGGAGTACGGTGCCACCGGGTCTTCCAGCGGGTCGTACCGGCTGGACAACTCCTTCAAATACACCGGTTTCTTCGGTCCGGTCACGGCCCGGGCGATGTACAGCGTGGGTGAAAACGCCGGGTCCACCGCCGCCCAGCACTCGGCCGGTGCCGGCCTGGCGTACACGGCCGGGGGCTGGGTCATCTCGGGGGCTTTCCAGCGGCTCACCACGGCGGCAGACCTGCCGCTGCGTGCCGCCACGCTGGGCGCTGCCTACCAGTCCGGCAGCGTGCGCCTGGCGGTCAACACCGCGCGCAGCCATGCGCAGACGTCAGCAGCGGCCCGCACCGGGCAGCGCACCCATTCGGCCGGCGCCACCTGGTCGGCGACGAACACGATCGACCTCACAGCGGCGTGGTATCGCGTGGAGCGCGAGCGCACCGGGGCCAGGGAGGACGGGTACAGCCGGACCATGCTGTTTGCAGAATATAAATTCTCACGCCGTACCAAGCTCTACGCCGAGCTGGACCGTACCCGCTGGCGCGCGGGCTACCAGGGCGCGGCCGCCAAGAGCCGAGCCACCGGGATCAGCAGCGGCATCGCGCATACGTTCTGA
- a CDS encoding substrate-binding domain-containing protein — protein MQSVHSTTTRSPRAPRRRFLNAMLGTALAVGLGMAGAVPASVQAAEIRVVTSGGFSAAYDQLIPLYEQATGHKVVTERGASMGNAPDSIPSRFARNEQFDIVILADSGLEALIAQGKVQQGSRVDLARSMIGMSVRKGTPKPDISTVDALKKTLLDAKSIAYSASASGVYLSTELFPRLGVAEQIKDKATKIFSERVGAVVLRGDAEIGFQQVSELLPFKELEFVGPLPDEVQQRVFFSAGVAAGSANPEAARHLIRFLSASAAAPIIRSTGMEPATAR, from the coding sequence ATGCAATCCGTCCATTCGACGACTACCCGGTCCCCGCGGGCGCCGCGCCGACGATTCCTGAACGCCATGCTGGGCACCGCGCTGGCGGTGGGCCTGGGCATGGCGGGCGCCGTGCCGGCCAGCGTCCAGGCCGCAGAGATCCGCGTGGTCACATCGGGCGGCTTCTCGGCTGCGTACGACCAGTTGATCCCGCTGTACGAGCAGGCCACCGGCCACAAGGTGGTCACGGAGCGGGGTGCATCCATGGGCAACGCGCCCGATTCGATCCCGAGCCGTTTTGCCCGCAACGAGCAGTTCGATATCGTCATCCTGGCCGATTCGGGCCTGGAGGCACTCATTGCCCAGGGCAAGGTGCAGCAGGGCAGCCGCGTGGATCTCGCGCGTTCGATGATCGGCATGAGCGTGCGCAAGGGCACGCCCAAGCCCGACATCAGCACGGTCGATGCGCTCAAGAAGACGCTGCTCGATGCCAAATCCATCGCCTACTCGGCCAGCGCGAGCGGCGTCTATCTGTCGACCGAATTGTTCCCGCGTCTGGGTGTCGCGGAGCAGATCAAGGACAAGGCCACCAAGATATTCAGCGAACGCGTGGGCGCGGTGGTGCTGCGCGGCGATGCCGAGATCGGCTTTCAGCAGGTGAGTGAGCTGTTGCCGTTCAAGGAGCTGGAGTTTGTCGGCCCGTTGCCGGACGAAGTGCAGCAGCGCGTGTTTTTCTCGGCCGGGGTGGCGGCTGGGTCGGCCAATCCGGAAGCGGCCCGCCATCTGATCCGCTTCCTTTCGGCGTCGGCTGCAGCACCCATCATCCGCAGTACCGGCATGGAGCCCGCCACCGCTCGCTGA
- a CDS encoding Bug family tripartite tricarboxylate transporter substrate binding protein encodes MQRRSLIAAATLAVSLALAHTTAQAQDFPPKKPVTLVVGFAAGGSADIAARLIAKKLGENIGQSVVVDNKPGAGGNLAHTQVATGPSDGSVLLFGSIGPLTIAPHFMAVRYDPLKDLSPITMGVSFPNVLVVPASTGIKTLGEFVAKAKREPGKLDFASTGPGSASHLAGELLNDVAKIDTVHVPYKGGAPALQDVLGERVTSFYAAPPTALPHIESGKLVPLATTGLTRPAYLPNVPTVAETFPGFNATNWYAFVASAKTPKPLLDRWNVELVKVLNTPEVRENLLKHGQTAAPGTREELGKFIAAEHGKWGRIVRERKITAD; translated from the coding sequence ATGCAACGACGTTCACTGATCGCGGCGGCCACCCTCGCGGTCAGCCTTGCGCTGGCCCACACCACAGCCCAGGCTCAAGACTTCCCTCCCAAAAAGCCGGTCACCCTGGTCGTGGGCTTTGCCGCCGGCGGTTCGGCGGATATCGCTGCGCGGCTGATTGCCAAGAAGCTGGGCGAAAACATTGGCCAGAGCGTGGTGGTGGACAACAAGCCGGGCGCGGGCGGCAATCTGGCGCACACGCAGGTCGCCACCGGTCCATCGGATGGTTCGGTGTTGCTGTTTGGATCGATCGGGCCGCTCACCATCGCGCCCCATTTCATGGCCGTGCGCTACGACCCGCTCAAGGATCTGTCGCCCATCACCATGGGAGTGAGCTTTCCCAATGTGCTGGTGGTGCCGGCCAGCACCGGCATCAAGACCCTGGGCGAATTCGTGGCGAAGGCCAAGCGTGAGCCCGGTAAGCTCGACTTTGCCTCGACCGGCCCTGGGTCTGCTTCCCACCTGGCGGGCGAGCTGCTCAACGATGTGGCCAAGATCGATACCGTGCATGTGCCCTACAAAGGGGGTGCCCCGGCGCTGCAGGATGTGCTGGGCGAGCGGGTCACGTCGTTTTATGCGGCCCCTCCAACGGCGCTGCCCCACATCGAATCGGGCAAGCTGGTGCCGCTGGCCACCACCGGGCTGACCCGCCCCGCCTACCTGCCCAATGTGCCCACGGTGGCCGAGACGTTCCCGGGCTTCAATGCCACCAACTGGTATGCGTTCGTGGCTTCGGCCAAAACGCCCAAGCCGTTGCTCGACCGCTGGAATGTCGAGCTGGTGAAGGTGCTCAACACCCCCGAGGTACGCGAAAACCTCCTCAAGCACGGCCAGACGGCTGCGCCCGGCACGCGGGAAGAACTGGGCAAGTTCATCGCGGCAGAGCACGGCAAGTGGGGCCGCATCGTGCGCGAGCGAAAGATCACTGCGGACTGA
- a CDS encoding LysR family transcriptional regulator — MARIKFDMGELQAFVATAEKASFRLAAEALCLSAPALSRRVERLELALGVRLLERTTRSVELTAIGQEFLHEARTALAGLDAAVQRVSDQVHLRRGRVTIACIPSVASHLLPRVLRGFAVAQPEVQVHVMDESASQVLDAVLSGAADFGLSFTGSQESAVRFEALTKERYMLAMPRSHRWAKRKEVPWAELAGMRLVSVSRDSANRLLLDQATADLPEQPVAWYECNHVAGALALVEGGLGLAVLPQLALPPAHAEVCGVPLSAPDLWRTLGLLQRRDRVLSPAADALRARVKQLHGAG, encoded by the coding sequence ATGGCACGCATCAAATTCGATATGGGTGAACTGCAGGCATTCGTGGCCACCGCGGAGAAGGCGAGCTTCCGGCTTGCCGCCGAAGCGCTGTGCCTGTCGGCACCCGCCTTGAGCCGGCGCGTGGAGCGGCTGGAGCTGGCCCTGGGCGTGCGACTGCTGGAGCGCACCACCCGCAGCGTGGAACTGACCGCCATCGGCCAGGAGTTTCTGCACGAGGCTCGCACCGCGCTGGCCGGGCTGGATGCGGCCGTGCAGCGCGTGAGCGACCAGGTACACCTGCGCCGGGGGCGGGTCACGATTGCTTGCATCCCGTCGGTGGCAAGCCATCTCCTGCCCCGTGTGCTGCGCGGCTTTGCAGTCGCGCAACCTGAAGTGCAGGTGCATGTCATGGACGAAAGCGCAAGCCAGGTCCTGGACGCCGTGCTCAGCGGCGCGGCCGATTTCGGGCTCAGCTTCACGGGAAGTCAGGAGTCTGCCGTTCGCTTTGAAGCCCTGACCAAAGAGCGCTACATGCTGGCCATGCCGCGCAGCCACCGCTGGGCCAAGCGCAAGGAAGTGCCCTGGGCCGAACTGGCCGGGATGCGGCTGGTGTCGGTATCGCGCGACAGCGCCAACCGCCTGCTGCTGGACCAGGCCACGGCCGACCTGCCCGAGCAACCGGTGGCTTGGTACGAATGCAATCACGTGGCGGGCGCGCTGGCCCTGGTGGAAGGTGGCCTGGGGCTGGCCGTTCTGCCCCAGCTGGCACTGCCGCCTGCTCACGCCGAGGTCTGCGGCGTGCCCCTCAGCGCACCCGACTTGTGGCGCACCCTGGGTCTGCTGCAGCGGCGCGACCGTGTGCTGTCACCCGCGGCTGACGCGTTGAGGGCACGGGTGAAGCAGTTGCACGGCGCGGGTTGA
- the polA gene encoding DNA polymerase I: MSNKKTLVLVDGSSYLYRAFHAMPDLRAVPGDPTSAATGAIRGMINMMQALRKEVTADYAVCVFDASGPTFRDALYTEYKATRSPMPDDLRSQIEPIHEVVDLLGWKVVAVPGVEADDVIATLANAAAAQGIEVIVSSGDKDLSQLVNEHITIIDTMSGKRRDVAGVTAEFGVPPTLMVDYQALVGDTVDNVPGVTKVGPKTAAKWLEEYGSLDNLIANADAIKGAAGNNLREAIASGQLALSRQLVTMKTDCALADYIPGLPAFDDITLDAPDNTGLLPFYEKYGFKGLASAIKGAAAPATTAPTVAMPGQSGDLFADHSASTVAEEAQHRTVVYDTILNWADFDQWLERLHKAPLAAIDTETDSLDEMRAQIVGISFSVQPGEAAYIPLRHEGPDAPAQLPMDEVLARLKPWLENARHHKLGQHIKYDRHVFANHGIEVQGYAHDTMLQSYVLEVHKPHNLTSLAERHTGRKGITYEDLCGKGAHQIPFAQVPVDKAAAYSCEDSDQTLDVHNALWPLLQADDKLRFIYELEMQSSEALYRIERNGVLIDAPTLATQSHELGQRILQLETEAYEIAGQPFNLSSPKQLGEIFFDKLGMPVVKKTATGARSTDEEVLEKLAEDYPLPAKLLEHRSLSKLKGTYTDKLAQLALPRTGRVHTHYAQAVAVTGRLSSNDPNLQNIPIRTPEGRRVREAFVAPAGRVIASADYSQIELRIMAHLSGDHSLLHAFHAGLDVHRATAAEVFGVEVDQVTSEQRRYAKVINFGLIYGMSSFGLAKNLGIETKAAAAYIDKYFQRYPGVKQYMDDTKAAAKSMGYVETVFGRRLYLPEINSPNGPRRAGAERAAINAPMQGTAADLIKLAMVAVQKELDAHKPGIQMIMQVHDELVFELPEGEVDWLKSHIPRLMAEVAALKVPLLAEVGVGANWDKAH, from the coding sequence ATGAGCAACAAAAAGACCCTGGTGCTGGTGGACGGCTCCAGCTACCTCTACCGCGCCTTCCACGCCATGCCCGACCTGCGGGCCGTGCCGGGCGACCCCACCAGCGCCGCCACGGGCGCCATCCGGGGCATGATCAACATGATGCAGGCCCTGCGCAAAGAGGTGACGGCCGACTATGCCGTGTGCGTGTTCGACGCATCGGGCCCCACCTTCCGCGATGCCTTGTACACCGAATACAAGGCCACGCGCTCGCCCATGCCAGACGACCTGCGCAGCCAGATCGAGCCCATCCACGAGGTGGTGGACCTGCTGGGCTGGAAGGTGGTGGCCGTGCCCGGCGTAGAGGCCGATGACGTGATCGCCACCTTGGCCAACGCAGCAGCCGCACAGGGCATTGAGGTCATTGTGTCCAGTGGCGACAAAGATTTGAGCCAGCTGGTCAACGAGCACATCACCATCATCGACACCATGAGCGGCAAGCGCCGCGACGTGGCGGGCGTGACGGCAGAGTTTGGCGTGCCACCCACGCTGATGGTGGACTACCAGGCCCTGGTGGGCGACACCGTGGACAACGTGCCCGGCGTGACCAAGGTAGGCCCCAAGACCGCCGCCAAGTGGCTGGAAGAATACGGCTCGCTCGATAACCTGATTGCCAACGCCGACGCCATCAAGGGCGCGGCGGGCAACAATCTGCGCGAGGCGATTGCCAGCGGTCAGCTGGCATTGAGCCGTCAGCTTGTCACCATGAAGACCGATTGCGCGCTGGCCGACTACATCCCCGGCCTGCCTGCGTTTGACGACATCACGCTGGACGCGCCAGACAACACCGGCTTGCTGCCGTTTTACGAAAAGTATGGCTTCAAGGGCCTGGCCAGCGCGATCAAGGGCGCAGCGGCCCCCGCCACCACAGCTCCCACCGTTGCCATGCCCGGTCAAAGTGGTGATCTGTTTGCCGACCACTCGGCCAGCACCGTGGCCGAAGAAGCCCAGCACCGCACCGTGGTGTACGACACCATCCTCAACTGGGCCGACTTTGACCAGTGGCTGGAACGCCTGCACAAGGCCCCGCTGGCGGCGATCGACACTGAAACCGATTCGCTCGACGAGATGCGTGCGCAGATCGTGGGCATTTCCTTCAGTGTGCAGCCCGGCGAGGCCGCCTACATACCGCTGCGGCATGAAGGCCCCGACGCACCCGCGCAGCTGCCGATGGACGAGGTGCTGGCCCGCCTCAAGCCCTGGCTGGAGAACGCCAGGCACCACAAGCTGGGCCAGCACATCAAGTACGACCGCCATGTGTTCGCCAACCACGGCATCGAGGTGCAGGGCTACGCACACGACACCATGCTGCAAAGCTACGTGCTCGAAGTGCACAAGCCCCACAACCTGACCAGCCTGGCCGAGCGCCACACCGGCCGCAAGGGCATCACCTATGAAGACCTGTGCGGCAAGGGCGCGCACCAGATCCCGTTTGCCCAGGTGCCCGTGGACAAGGCCGCCGCCTACTCGTGCGAAGACTCGGACCAGACCCTGGACGTGCACAACGCGCTGTGGCCGCTGCTGCAGGCGGACGACAAGCTGCGCTTCATCTACGAGCTGGAGATGCAGAGCAGCGAGGCGCTGTACCGCATCGAGCGCAACGGCGTGCTGATCGATGCGCCCACCCTGGCCACGCAGAGCCACGAGCTGGGCCAGCGCATCCTGCAGCTCGAAACCGAGGCGTACGAAATCGCAGGCCAGCCCTTCAACCTGAGCAGCCCCAAGCAACTGGGCGAAATCTTCTTCGACAAGCTGGGCATGCCCGTGGTCAAAAAGACCGCCACCGGCGCGCGCAGCACCGACGAAGAGGTGCTGGAAAAACTGGCCGAGGACTACCCCCTGCCCGCCAAGCTGCTGGAGCACCGATCCTTGAGCAAGCTCAAAGGCACCTACACCGACAAGCTGGCCCAGCTGGCGCTGCCGCGCACGGGCCGCGTGCACACCCACTACGCGCAGGCCGTGGCGGTGACGGGCCGCCTGTCGAGCAACGACCCCAACCTGCAGAACATCCCCATCCGCACCCCCGAAGGCCGCCGCGTGCGCGAGGCCTTCGTCGCTCCCGCGGGCCGCGTGATCGCCAGCGCCGACTACTCGCAGATCGAGCTGCGCATCATGGCCCACCTCAGCGGCGACCACTCGCTGCTGCACGCCTTCCACGCCGGGCTGGACGTGCACCGCGCCACCGCCGCCGAAGTGTTTGGGGTGGAGGTCGATCAGGTCACCAGCGAGCAACGCCGCTACGCCAAGGTCATCAACTTTGGCCTGATCTACGGCATGAGCAGCTTCGGCCTGGCCAAGAACTTAGGGATAGAAACCAAGGCCGCTGCCGCCTACATCGACAAGTACTTCCAGCGCTACCCCGGCGTGAAGCAGTACATGGACGACACCAAGGCCGCCGCCAAGTCCATGGGCTATGTCGAAACCGTGTTTGGCCGTCGCCTGTACCTGCCCGAGATCAACTCCCCCAACGGCCCCCGCCGCGCAGGGGCTGAGCGCGCTGCCATCAACGCCCCTATGCAAGGTACGGCGGCCGATCTGATCAAGCTGGCGATGGTGGCGGTTCAGAAGGAGCTGGACGCGCACAAGCCGGGCATCCAAATGATCATGCAGGTGCACGACGAACTGGTGTTCGAGCTGCCCGAGGGCGAGGTGGACTGGCTCAAGAGTCACATCCCGCGCCTGATGGCGGAGGTGGCTGCGCTGAAGGTGCCGCTGCTGGCCGAGGTGGGGGTGGGGGCGAATTGGGACAAGGCCCACTGA